A genomic region of Chitinimonas arctica contains the following coding sequences:
- a CDS encoding cbb3-type cytochrome oxidase subunit 3, producing MDINLFRILVTVAGLLSFFAIAVWAWGKPAQKGFDEAAMQPINDDDLPHGQAGSEK from the coding sequence ATGGACATCAATCTGTTCCGCATCCTCGTAACGGTGGCAGGCCTGCTCAGCTTTTTCGCGATTGCTGTCTGGGCTTGGGGCAAGCCGGCACAAAAAGGCTTCGATGAAGCCGCCATGCAGCCTATCAATGACGACGACCTGCCGCATGGGCAGGCCGGGAGTGAAAAATGA